AGCCCGAGTCGAAGTTGTTCCAGAACAACGCGATCACGCAGACGAAGGGTCTCGGCGCGAACTTCCCCTTCAACGGCACCTACGCCGCGTGGGGTGGCCACATCAAGATCAAGCCGACGACATGGTCCTACCTGCAGTCGGGTCTCTACATGGCGATCCCGCAGGCGACGACCATGTCAAATCACGGTCTCGATCTCGCCGGCTTCGCGCAGGATCCCAACAAGAATGGGCTCTATTCCATCACGGAAGTCGGCGTGACGCCGAAGATCGCGGGACTGCCCGGCAAATACGCGATGGGCGGTTACTACTGGGGTCTCGAGAACAAGTCGTATTTCAAGGAAACCTACGACGGCAAATACGGCTTCTACTGCCAGGCCGATCAGATGCTCTTCCGCGAACCTTCCCCGGCTCCGGAGTCCGCTCCGCTCGCCAAGGGCCCGTCGGATGGCAAGAGCTTCAAGGAAATCAAGGAACCCGTTGCGCCTGCGAAGCCCAGCGAACAGGGCCTCTACGCCTTCAGCTTCTTCGAGTATGCGCCGAAGTATGATAACCTGCTGCCGTTCTACTTCCACACCGGTCTCGTCTACAAGGGCCTCATTCCCGGCCGCGATCTGGATCAGCTCGGGGTCGCGTTCGCGCTCGGTAACTACAGCTACTACAAGATCGTCGCCGAGGAAGACGCCGGCAAATCCATCCACCAGACGAACGAAGCCGTCGTGGAAATCGACTACCGCGTGCAGGTCAACAAGTTCGTCTACGTGCAGCCATTCTGGCAATACATCATCCGGCCCGGCGGCACGGGCATGATCGACAACGCCAACATCCTCGGCCTGCACATGGGCGTCACGTTCTAACGTGGGGACTTCATCACAAGGCACCCGCAGGGCTCTTCCAGAGCCCTGCGCGGTCATTATTTTCGGGGCGACGGGCGATCTGACTCATCGGAAGCTCGTTCCGGCTCTCTACAATCTTGCCACCGAGAATGCGCTTCCCCCTGCGCTCTCAGTGGTGGGGTTTGCTCGACGCGAAAAATCCGACGAGGAATTTCGCGGCGAACTCGAAACCTCCATTCGGAAGTTCTCGCGCCAGGCCGTTCATGACGCAACGTGGGCGGGATTCAGCTCGTCCATTTTCTACCACCGCAGCGACTTCGATAACCTCGATGGCTACACGTCCCTCGCTACCCGTCTGGCAGAGCTCGACGCGCAGCGAGGGACGCGGGGCAACCGGCTCTTTTATCTTTCCGCGGGTCCGGACCAGTTCGAGACCATTCTGCACAACCTTCGGACGAGCGGCCTCAACCAGG
This is a stretch of genomic DNA from Chthoniobacterales bacterium. It encodes these proteins:
- a CDS encoding carbohydrate porin, whose protein sequence is MNTLHKGISNLAKLRRSVAGTISRVCLLGLAVSGVATAQENSVGSWWQGKYASGNWFGVRDTLESHGITPFGGWKGTFYGITGGGLDSPRGAFDEQIELGLKLDFEKMFGITGLSAQGSVRWRDGRDPNTYVGASGWMNPSSYQLGQQWRLMPFYLTWESRDLLPVKDMVTISGGWTNPYYFFAMQPESKLFQNNAITQTKGLGANFPFNGTYAAWGGHIKIKPTTWSYLQSGLYMAIPQATTMSNHGLDLAGFAQDPNKNGLYSITEVGVTPKIAGLPGKYAMGGYYWGLENKSYFKETYDGKYGFYCQADQMLFREPSPAPESAPLAKGPSDGKSFKEIKEPVAPAKPSEQGLYAFSFFEYAPKYDNLLPFYFHTGLVYKGLIPGRDLDQLGVAFALGNYSYYKIVAEEDAGKSIHQTNEAVVEIDYRVQVNKFVYVQPFWQYIIRPGGTGMIDNANILGLHMGVTF